Genomic DNA from Solanum pennellii chromosome 3, SPENNV200:
CCAATCAAGACTAAAGAGAAGAAAGTCCCATTTTCAAACCAAATGTTCCTCACCAGATAGATGCAGATACTAACAACTTATTCGAGACCAGTCAAAGGTCAGAGTCCTTTTCCATCTAATTTTGATCTACCACAAATTACTCTTATCCAGTAAAAACCACTGCATCTTATTAGCATCCATgtattcaaatattaattgcACAACAGATTTCCCTTCTTTTTacttctcttttccttttctgtTGCATTCAATAGGTATGTAGGTACAgcattacatcattttcacttaacTACAATAGTTCACAAGACAATTCATGAAAACCACAGATGAAAAATACCCTTGTGTGCAAGAGTGAAGTGAAAATATCTCCTTGCAACACATTGATATCAAGAAGAGACATCTTCGATTTCtatagatttttttcttttttacaattGTTACATCTCGTAACACTAACATTTGGAACAACAAtttgaagaaagaaagaaaagaataattatATGAGATTTATACCTTCACcccttctattttttttttgctccaAGTGGAAGACTAAAACCAGCTTTCTTGCATTGCTGGGAATAATTGGAATTGTTTGTCTGCTAGAGAAAAATGATACAACATGGATAAACATTCAAGAAGTCAATACCGAACTACTCTGAACATATCGTTGTAACAAGCAAGTCCCTTCATTCCTCCAACCCAATCATCATTTGGGTAGTGCAACTGGCCAGCCTCATTGATGTTCATTACATTGCCAGGAGTCGAGGTGCTCATTTGGCCGAGGCATGGGTAAAACCATGGCTGCTTACTCTGCATCTACATCAAGTCCATTGCaacaatttttattatcttgGGATTTGGTTATATAATGACAGTGGTCAAGATGAGCAAGATCTCAACTCATCAAAGCCTCAACTCATCAATGTCAGAACAAGCATTTCATATTTGCAAGTCCCACTTAAAGCCTAATATGCAGCTAAAGAAAGAGGGCGTGAAAAAGGGAATCTACCATTAAACAAAACTCATTTCAGGACACATTAAGGGTGACCAAACAGTGATGATATTTGTAATCCTTATTCTCCTCTCTAATTTATGAACACGGTCTATGTTAATGTTTAGTTTGCACGAATATCATGGCAATTTAAAACTACTAAATTCAAGAGAAAGTGAAAATCATTCCTTATTAATCAAATGCTTAAACCTTGGTGGTAGTAGATAAAGCCAACAAGTTTTGCACAAAAAAGTTATGATAATGAAGTCATGTGAAAGGAGAAATAGCAAAGTGCTCAACTGtgtattagaaaattattaagGAAATGGATTTTAAAGGATGCTCAGGCTTCAAAGGGAACAAGGAAAAAAGAATGAAACTAGGGACCTACCATTGGATGGATCAACGTGTACAAAAAAACTTGCAGCAACAATCAGATAGCATAGGATCAGCATCAACCCTTTAAAATAGTTTGATGTGCCTTCCTACATTGTGTCAAAGGAACATCAGAAGTTAGCGACAAGCCTAAATTTGAAAGGTCCAGGAACAAAGTTTACAGAGAAAGAtgaacaatttttattttttttttgggggggtggAAGGGTGAAAGTGGGGAGGGAGATGAAAGTGAAGGATGTTAAGAAAGAACTGGGTAGAATGCCGAACCTGCAACATGAATGCCACGACTAGCACTGTGATGAAGAGTGTAGCGGTCTCGAATAATTGGAAATTCAAGTCCATGGGCTTTCCCATAAACCAACCAACGACAACGCAAAACGGTATCTGCATATTCAACAGCACTAGATATGAAATTACCAACTACATACATAAACTCTATCATCTATCTTGAATAAATATAACCGGCTGCGCCAAATTTAACAGTGACACAGAAATACTACGTGCTCTCAGGAGAGATAGGAAAATCCATAAAATGATctcttaatatttttctaaaataaataaaaaattctccTACAATTTAAAAAGCTATCTTGGATAGTTGCAATGCATTAAATGTCTTACCACAAACATTGATATCTGAGTAGAAGATCCAATTGCAACTCCAAGTGTGATGTCCTGCCAACAAGGATACATTAGTAACTGTTTTCGAGCATAAGAGAAAGTAGATTTAGTTTTATAAGCACTCACAAGCTTATCTTTCATTGCGAACATGATTGCGCTGGCGTGTTCTGCCGCATTTCCTACAATTGGAAGCAAGATGACACTAATAAAGGACATCGGCATGTTCAACGAGTCAGATGCACCCTGAAAGAATATTAGTGACATGGGTCAATTAccatgaagaaacaaaaaattgcCACTAAAGGATTAAAGCTAATATTGAGCCCTTTTGCATCACGCACACAGCTCAACTTTATTAGGTGCTTACGGGAGACTATAAATTTAAGCAAGAGTTAAATAAAAATTCTCTCGTGACTGTGACATTGCGTCCAAAACTTTTCTTGCTCTATATGCTAAATGctgtttttgtattttagaGTTCTGGGCTTCTTCCTCACATGGTTAAAAAAAGGAACAAGCCCATTCATTTTGTGTGCCTCTATCTTGACATTCTTTACCTGGTGATAACTAGGAATACACCTAGTTAATTTTCTACTGATCTACTGGTTCTCTCAATTACTGCTCTGTCAACATTTAAAATTGCTTACTACATgatagtattttttaaaatgttcaaatatattttttatattgtatcTTGTGCATACACATATGCACTAGAATCTATGgattatgtatttttgttatgtgttgtttcCTGCTCTTTAGCAGgttaaacattttttaaaagaaatctGATCTCCCACCCAGCTTGTGCACACCTCAATTACCCCACCACGTGGCTGCGTCCCAACAACACAGGCACCAGGTACTTTTAAGCCACACCCTTGGGTGTTTAATAGTTACTAATATTTGTTCAATATTTATGATACTATATCCAACTATTGTCAtgttcttgattattttcatgCCTTGATGTCTTCGCGTGCATGCTCGACATTGCCCCTTGTGTATCTGTGCTACATAGATTGACTTTCTGATCGAATTTTATTAAAGgaaaattaaacattttttgtttcacttttgACAGACCCTCGGCACGAAGAACACACAATCCGAATCCCTAACTTCCATTCACAATTCCCATGTCCAATAAGTAGCCAACCTTTTTGTAGTGTGGGCTTTCCAGTGGAACCAAAAAGCATCATGAGGATTGGACAGGAAAATTAAGGCAGTCAATTTCTGGAGGTCTACTGCACGAGGTGATTTATGAGGTTATTAGTTATCATGCAATTTTTTCTCTGATAACCTTAAAAGGGAGCATCCAAAGTTAAGTAGGAGGTAGATATACCTTTATAAAACTGGTATATACAAACAGCTTGCcgtaaaagaaaaggaaaaggaggAAGGCAAATAGATCACCTCGATGGCATCTACTAGATATCCAGACAGCACTGATATCCATATTGTCAAAACAGCAAGCCACCCAATAGCTTCCCACTGGGTTATCTCAGGCGCCTCTTCCTCTTCAGGATCTGCTGAATTGTGTTCTTCATCCTGTATACATATCAGAGAAACTATTAGACCCGACAAATCATTTACAGCAATGAAAAATAACAATCACATATTTTGGTATAAAATCATCTCGAGAACTATCTGAAATATGTGCACTCTTCAGACCTCATATTAGGCATTTGATTACTCCAGTGAAAAACATACTGTAGAGAAACAGAAACAGGGAACCTACGGAAAATCAGACAGCTAAAATTAGACCATCTACCTCACTCATAGAGCTATAAAGATTTGGTTGACTCTTGAGCTGAAAGAATAGGTAGCTTGCATATGCTACCAGCATTATGCAACTGCTAAATCTTGAAAGAGCCAACTGTGACTTGCCAAAATGCAATTCCGTGTGGGTGAAATGAAGTACAGCTGGAAATAACAAACCCATGACTGCCATCAACAATAATCCTGAGTTCACAATGGCAGTAGCCTGAAACATTTAAAATTCAATGACTGTTTACACATTAAAGCAGAGAGGCACTTAATGGCGACATTATAATAAGAGATCAAACTGAACCATTGCTaataaaaatgtgaattttattgtattaaCTTTCAGTTTTATTTAATTCAGCAATAAAAGGTCATTGCCTCCATTACAGATTTAGATAAGAGTATGAGTTCATGACTCAGAAGAATATGATCACCTTATTAAAGACCTGAACTTTCTGCTGATGAATAATTCCACCACTGAAGAAGGCACAGCCAAGAACCAAGAGCATATTTGATAAAATGGAACCCAGCAAGGACTGTTTAACAACCCGCATCATTCCATTGTTCAATGCATATAGCGAGATTATCATTTCAGTTGCATTTCCAAATGTTGCATTCAGAAGGCCCCCAACTATAAATCAGAAAAAAACAGTGTGCTGATAAGAAAACGATAAATATGTGGTGGGAGTGGGTGCAATCATGGGCTCCACATATTAGACACAGCACACATGTACCTGACTCGTTTCAACAAATATACAATGTACAATATCAAAACAACAGATGCACTATTCCACCAAAGGTCAATGAGTGCATGAGAAACTAATTCACAATTATACAGCTGTGCAGCAGGTTTCTCACAAGCCTTCTCAAACAAAAGAGAAGACGCTAAGCGCAAAGAACATGGTAAACATGTTGCAGCAGTCTTTTTCCATTAGAACTTCCACTAAATGATGTGCAGTAAATCATCCCCACTTTAGATGTGTTACGTTCAACATATTACATTCATCTAAATGCCTTTTGCAGTTCGGAGTTGAATAGAACTGTTGCTCACTTAGTGCCACTTCTAAATTCACCTTAGATACAATATTCAGATTCTTTAAGTTAGTCTGATGAACTTGACAAAAGCACTAATTATGACAAGCATCTTGAGAAGCTTAACTTAATTCTCCAGACTAATTCATTTAATAGGAGCATGCCTGAATCTTTTGAAACCGAAAGGGCATGCTTGAAACTAGAAAATAGAAGTGGAGGaacaaatgaaacaaaattaaaagggAGTACCTGTTGGCCCGGTATAGAATGCGAGCTGCCTGTAACAAGAGGATTAAGAAGGTCAATAAGAgcacaaacaagaaaaaaaggTGTATAAGTGAACTACACTAACTTGGAGAGAACAAACTTACTCAGTCGCATAGCCCAAGCGCTCAGCTAAAGGTGTAATGCCCAGTAAACTGAAGAAAAAGACCCAAGTCTGAAACATCAAATAGTACACAAAACACAGAGATAAATAagcatatataattaattataaggaAGAGAAAAACATGGTCTATACTCGGCAACAATGATTACATGTTTTCCTGTAAGATAGTGAAGCAATATGGCGAGGGGGCCAAAAGGAAGTAACAGATTGATCTTTGCTTTGATAATAACAATGTATATACTCCTTAGAAGGCTGATCTGATACATCTTTGTTAAGACCCTAGTAGAGCGACAACTTGCAATATGAGGTGCCTCATAATACAGACTATCTATTTTGATAGTTCCCTGGGATGAGCTAAATGGAATCTCCTCGTCAAGTTGAAGGTCTAACTTCTCCCCAGCAGATCCCATCTCCTGAAACATGAAATTGACCAAACAAAAACTTACGTTGTAATTCTTCCAAACTAATCAAtaagcaaaaacaaaaattgaagttgaTTCAGAGAGACAGAGCAGATCAAGATTTGCCATAAAAGATAGTAAAAGGATAGCAGTGTAGTATAAAGATTGAACATTTACCAGAGAAACAAGACAGCAATTAATTTagttatggtaagaataattagAGTAATTGTGTTGTTCTGAAAATGGACATTATAGGAAGACGAAGGTTCCTGGAAGAAgcgcttaattaattaatttgaaataaacaATTGATTATAATTATGATTAGTAATTGGAAGATTTTCAAGTAATCAAATAAAGAATTGATTGGGAATATTTTAGTAATATGTATGTAGGTGCACAAGTGTCCCACCcactcaattattttatgtatttaattaacaaaaaagaaaacaacattgCATGTTGGATTAGCTCattacatctttttttttccactACACACCCACAACCAGCcctcatctcttttctttttccataatacaaacaaaataattatcacTATTTTCATTATAGAAATCCTTAATTCAAAAAACGGAAATAACACTAATTCTGCTTCATATTTAGGAAATTTTTCCCATGATAttttaactataaataataGTGATTTTTCTCGATAGCTCtaagattaaaaaatttcaaattgaggagTATGAAGTGCACCTTTAATGAAGTAGCAAGACTTGATAGGCAAGTCGTTCCAAGagagaaaatttttaaatatttgggTTTAACAATCCAAGGAAATGAAAAGATTGACAGTGATGTCGCACGTCATATTGAAGCGGAATGAATGAAGTGGAGATTCACATATGGTGTTTTGGAGAAAAGAATGTCTCGTTAAGATTCAAAGATAAGTTTTACAAATTGGTGGTTAGATCGACTATGTCATGCGAGTGAACTGTCGCCGCTccttatatcaataattataaaaatgaggatgttgagaTGAATGTATCGCATAACTAGATAGATAAACTTAGGAATGAACAGATCCAAAACAAGAtaaaagtgaattatatatgttataGGCAAGATATGGGAAGGGAAAGGAAGTTAATATGTTATAGACATATGCAGAGAAAGATCTGTTGATGTCCTACTAAGATGGTGTGAGAGGTTGGATGTCATCCTA
This window encodes:
- the LOC107012278 gene encoding vacuolar cation/proton exchanger 3-like isoform X2 translates to MFQEMGSAGEKLDLQLDEEIPFSSSQGTIKIDSLYYEAPHIASCRSTRVLTKMYQISLLRSIYIVIIKAKINLLLPFGPLAILLHYLTGKHTWVFFFSLLGITPLAERLGYATEQLAFYTGPTVGGLLNATFGNATEMIISLYALNNGMMRVVKQSLLGSILSNMLLVLGCAFFSGGIIHQQKVQVFNKATAIVNSGLLLMAVMGLLFPAVLHFTHTELHFGKSQLALSRFSSCIMLVAYASYLFFQLKSQPNLYSSMSEDEEHNSADPEEEEAPEITQWEAIGWLAVLTIWISVLSGYLVDAIEGASDSLNMPMSFISVILLPIVGNAAEHASAIMFAMKDKLDITLGVAIGSSTQISMFVIPFCVVVGWFMGKPMDLNFQLFETATLFITVLVVAFMLQEGTSNYFKGLMLILCYLIVAASFFVHVDPSNE
- the LOC107012278 gene encoding vacuolar cation/proton exchanger 3-like isoform X1; translation: MFQEMGSAGEKLDLQLDEEIPFSSSQGTIKIDSLYYEAPHIASCRSTRVLTKMYQISLLRSIYIVIIKAKINLLLPFGPLAILLHYLTGKHTWVFFFSLLGITPLAERLGYATEQLAFYTGPTVGGLLNATFGNATEMIISLYALNNGMMRVVKQSLLGSILSNMLLVLGCAFFSGGIIHQQKVQVFNKATAIVNSGLLLMAVMGLLFPAVLHFTHTELHFGKSQLALSRFSSCIMLVAYASYLFFQLKSQPNLYSSMSEDEEHNSADPEEEEAPEITQWEAIGWLAVLTIWISVLSGYLVDAIEGASDSLNMPMSFISVILLPIVGNAAEHASAIMFAMKDKLDITLGVAIGSSTQISMFVIPFCVVVGWFMGKPMDLNFQLFETATLFITVLVVAFMLQEGTSNYFKGLMLILCYLIVAASFFVHVDPSNDAE
- the LOC107012278 gene encoding vacuolar cation/proton exchanger 3-like isoform X3 — encoded protein: MGSAGEKLDLQLDEEIPFSSSQGTIKIDSLYYEAPHIASCRSTRVLTKMYQISLLRSIYIVIIKAKINLLLPFGPLAILLHYLTGKHTWVFFFSLLGITPLAERLGYATEQLAFYTGPTVGGLLNATFGNATEMIISLYALNNGMMRVVKQSLLGSILSNMLLVLGCAFFSGGIIHQQKVQVFNKATAIVNSGLLLMAVMGLLFPAVLHFTHTELHFGKSQLALSRFSSCIMLVAYASYLFFQLKSQPNLYSSMSEDEEHNSADPEEEEAPEITQWEAIGWLAVLTIWISVLSGYLVDAIEGASDSLNMPMSFISVILLPIVGNAAEHASAIMFAMKDKLDITLGVAIGSSTQISMFVIPFCVVVGWFMGKPMDLNFQLFETATLFITVLVVAFMLQEGTSNYFKGLMLILCYLIVAASFFVHVDPSNDAE